A single Uloborus diversus isolate 005 chromosome 7, Udiv.v.3.1, whole genome shotgun sequence DNA region contains:
- the LOC129226884 gene encoding uncharacterized protein LOC129226884 — protein sequence MNHKQNLRKNDDENEESPVCPSFDDCDVEIDNNPDMSADEHPIIEDCMAEPAEGDSASFDTMELMKECFEDYKKSSAEYDVKSDLTAKIQAWEERITPFLAEQSRKPEFNIGQYGSDILNSFEDTDRKQTKIFKDIVKGKLKWEVHRYFLALLPLANVGNVSLEAERHPDGTEDILITLLSRKMHHKEIEKYRHSQGSHD from the exons ATGAATCACaagcaaaatttgagaaaaa ATGATGATGAAAATGAAGAATCTCCTGTATGTCCATCATTTGATGATTGTGATGTTGAAATTGATAATAATCCAGACATGTCTGCTGATG AGCATCCTATTATTGAAGATTGCATGGCAGAACCGGCTGAAGGAGATTCTGCCTCTTTTGATACTATGGAGCTTATGAAAGAGTgttttgaagattataaaaaaagttCTGCTGAGTATGATGTAAAATCTGATTTGACTGCTAAAATTCAGGCTTGGGAAGAAAGAATAACGCCATTTTTAGCTGAACAG aGTCGTAAACCAGAATTTAATATCGGCCAATATGGATCAGATATACTAAATTCATTTGAAGACACTGACAGAAaacaaacaaagatttttaaagatatagTTAAAGGAAAGTTAAAGTGGGAAGTTCATCGGTATTTCCTGGCTCTTCTTCCTCTT GCCAATGTAGGTAATGTTAGTCTAGAAGCTGAACGTCACCCAGATGGCACTGAAGATATATTGATCACATTGCTGTCTCGCAAGATGCAtcacaaagaaattgaaaagtacAGACACAGTCAGGGATCTCATGATTAA